One Thermofilum pendens Hrk 5 DNA segment encodes these proteins:
- a CDS encoding cobalamin B12-binding domain-containing protein, which translates to MAGDVGELREKLFQAVVEGDEAAAEEYTRRLVERGLGPREIVSEVLVPAMRRVGELYEKGEYFIPELVMSAEAFRRSMEVLRPLIRGQGESPARWVAVFGTVRGDIHELGKNLAAAVFEAEGFHVVDLGVDVPPEKFAEAVEKYNARVVGMSALMTTTMLEQRNVIEELKKRGLRDKVIVIAGGAPVTEEWVREIGADVWGRDAFEAVKIVKRMLGEG; encoded by the coding sequence ATGGCTGGGGACGTGGGCGAGCTTAGGGAGAAGCTCTTCCAGGCAGTGGTAGAGGGGGACGAAGCCGCGGCGGAGGAGTACACGAGGCGCCTCGTCGAGCGGGGGCTGGGTCCTAGGGAGATAGTCTCCGAGGTGCTTGTGCCGGCGATGAGGAGGGTCGGCGAGCTCTACGAGAAGGGCGAGTACTTCATACCGGAGCTCGTGATGTCCGCGGAGGCCTTCAGGAGGTCCATGGAGGTCCTGAGGCCGCTGATAAGGGGGCAGGGCGAGTCCCCGGCGAGGTGGGTCGCCGTCTTCGGGACGGTGAGGGGCGACATACACGAGCTCGGGAAGAACCTCGCGGCCGCTGTATTCGAGGCCGAAGGCTTCCACGTCGTAGACCTGGGCGTAGACGTTCCGCCCGAGAAGTTCGCCGAGGCGGTCGAGAAGTACAACGCCAGGGTAGTCGGTATGAGCGCCCTCATGACGACGACGATGCTGGAGCAGAGGAACGTCATCGAGGAGCTGAAGAAGAGGGGGCTCAGGGACAAGGTCATAGTGATAGCCGGCGGCGCGCCTGTAACGGAGGAGTGGGTCCGCGAGATAGGCGCCGACGTCTGGGGTAGAGACGCCTTCGAGGCTGTGAAGATAGTTAAGAGGATGCTGGGTGAGGGGTAG